The window CCCCCTTTCCCTATCCATTTGCCACATATATAAAGTCTCATTCCACGTTTTCTTCCTCAATTAGCTTTTTGAGATATAAGGCAAGGTCCCAATTTATAAGGAAATCCCTATCTTCCAGCTTTCTAACGGGTAAAATACCTATCAAGCTGTTGGTTAAAAAGATATGATCAGCCCCGAATACGTCATCAAGTCTTAAGGGTACTTCCTCCACTTTGACTTTATCCATAATGGTTTGAAGTGTAGTACCAAAAAGGAGACCGGATTCCCTGTGAGGTGTATAGAATGTATCCTTTTTTACGAGTATGATATTAGCCGAAGAGCATTCGGTTATGTAACCGCCCTCATTCAGTATTAAACCATCGTAATAACCCCTTTGTATGGCATCCCTCTTTACTATCAGGTTCAAGAGATAGTTGAGGGTTTTGTGCCTGATAATTGGATCCGAAGAGTGTCTTACTATGCGCGATATACAAATATGTGCGGGATCATATACAGGTTTGTATTTGTATACGAAAATCTTCAGTTCCCCCTTTGATGGAAGCTCGTAGTGTCTTGGTCCACCATAAGATGCGAGACATACCTTCACATACGCGTTCTTTCTGCCTTTAACTTTTGCCTCTATCTTTCGGAAGAAGGTTTCAAAATCAGGGCAAGGTATGCTAAAGTATCTTGCGCTCTTTGAGAGTCTCTCGTAATGACGCATGAGCTTTTTGGTCCTTCCCATGTACAGTATAGTCTCAAAAAGACCCTCACCGTAGAAAAAGCTCCTGTTGACCATAGAGGTTTCTGTTTTATTATATAATTCTCTTCTAAAATGGCACAAGATCACATAACAGAGAATGAGGTTCTTGATCTGCTAAAAAAATCCCAAAAACCCTTGCACTTTGAACAGATACTCAAAGAGCTTGGGCTTGGAAGAGAAGACAGGAAACTGCTTAAAAAACTCCTAAAGTCACTAAAAAAAGCCAACAAAATAACTGTAGAAAGGGGAAGATATAAACTCACTGAAGAGGAAATAGTCACCGGTACAGTGATCCCTTATCCGGCTGGATTTGGATTCCTTCAGATAGGTGAGGGTAAAAAGGATATATATATACCACCTTTTGAGATGGTCAAAGTTTTTGGGGGTGATGTGGTAAAGGCGAGGATAGTTGAGTTTAAGGGGAAAAAAGAGATCAGGATAATCAAGGTATTAAAAAGGGGCAAAAAGGAAATAATTTGCAAGATAATAAAGGGTAAGACCTGCTATGGTGTACCTCTTTACGAAAGCCCTCATCAGAAAATACAGCTGAGTAAAGAAGAGTGTGAAAACCTAAAAAGAGATACCATAGTTGTGGTTCGCATAAAAGAGTATCCCAAAGATGGTACTCCTGCAAAAGGATACGTAAAAGAGGTGATAGGACATCCCGAAGAGAAGGTTCTGATAATAGACTTACTCGTTAGGAAGTACGACCTTCCCATATCTTATCCTGACGAAGTGCTAAAAGAGGCTCAGAAGATCAAGCTGAATATAAAGAAAGAACTAAAGAGGAGGGATCTGAGGGATCAGGTGTGTTTTACCATAGATCCAGAAAGGGCAAGGGATTTTGACGATGCGGTAGCTATAGAGCATACCCCTGAAGGGCATTATAGACTGTGGGTGCATATAGCTGACGTATCTTACTTCGTAAAAGAAGGTTCTCATATAGATAAAGAGGCTTTAAGAAGGGGTTTTACCTTTTACCTTCCGGATAGAGCTCTGCACATGCTTCCGGAAAGACTATCCTCCGATGTATGTAGTTTAAAACCCAATGAGGACAGACTTACATTCACCTGCGAAATGCTCTTTGACAATAAGGGAAATCTGCTAAGCTACGATATATACGAGAGTGTGATAAGAAGCAAAGCACGCCTCACTTATGACGAAGCTCTCAAGCTCATAGTAGGTGATCCCGCTCTTGAAGAAAAGTATCCACACCTTGTGAAACCCTTAAGGCTTATGGAGGATCTGTACAGAATATTAGCTAAAAAGCGCTGGGAGAAGGGGAGCATTGATTTTGACCTTCCTGAGTCTGAGGTTGTAGTGGATGAATTTGGAGAACCTGTAGCGGTAGTTCCTTATGAGAGACACGTAACCCACAGGATCATAGAGCATTTTATGATATCGGCAAATGAGGTTGTGGCTATGCATCTGGATCATATGGGATATCCGTGCCTTTACAGGGTGCATGAAAAGCCCGATCCGGAAAAGGTAAAAAATCTACTTGAGATACTTTCCGGTCTCGGATACAGGATAAAGGGATTTTCTCTTGAACCCAAATTCTTTCAAAAGATAATAGAGGATTTTGAAGGTAGACCTGAAGAAAACTTGGTGAGGTTTTTAACCTTGAGAAGCATGAAAAGAGCTTATTACTCACCACACAATGTAGGACACTTCGGACTCGCATTGGAACACTACGCTCACTTTACCTCACCTATAAGACGCTATACGGATATAATAGTTCACAGGTTACTCAAAAAAGCCATAAGGGGGGAGGATGTGCCTTATGAGGAAACTGTTTCCTACCTTGAGATGGTTGGACAGCATCTTTCTATGCGGGAAAGACTCGCAGACGATGTGGAGAGGGAAGCTATAGACTTACTTAAAGTGAGGCTTATAAAAGCACATCTGGGCGAGACCCTTAGAGGGATAATAACGGGTGTGGTTCCTTTCGGTTTTTTCGTAGAACTGCAGGAGTATCTTACGGAGGGACTTGTAAGTATAAGCACGCTTACCGATGATCAATACATTTACGATGAGCCAGCTCATAGGCTCGTTGGGGTTAGAACAGGAAAGGTTTTCAGATTGGGTGATGTGGTCAGAGTGAGGATTGTGATGGTTGATGAAGAGAGGGGTAAGATAGAGCTTGAACTTGTGGAGGAAGAGAGATGAGGTTAACAATTGTGGGTGGTGGATATGTAGGCTTAACCACCGGTATATGCTTCTCTCACTTAGGACACGAAGTAAAACTTGTAGAGAAAGTGCAAGAAAAAGTAAACATATTAAAGGAGGGTATACTGCCCATATACGAACCGGGACTTGAGGAGCTTCTCAAAGAGAGCCTGAAGCTCCAAAGGATAAGTTTTACAACTGACTTTGTTGAAGGGCTTGAGTTTTCCGATATCATATTCATATGTGTCGGTACGCCCCAGCAAGAAGATGGTTCCGCAGACCTCTCACAAGTTGAAGAAGTCGCAAGACTCACCGCACAACACATGAAGTCCTACAAGATCTTGGTGGAAAAATCTACGGTTCCCGTCAATACGCATAAGCTGGTGAAGAAAACCCTTCAGAGATATATGAAAAGTAAAGTGGAATTTGATGTGGCCTCTAATCCGGAATTTCTGAGAGAAGGAAATGCGGTAAAAGATTTCTTAGAACCTGATAGGATAGTTATAGGGGTTGAAAGCGAAAGAGCGAAGGAGATCATGCAGGAACTGTACAAGCCCATAAATGCACCTATCATATTCACAGATCCTGCGACTGCGGAACTTATAAAACACGCATCAAATTCTTTTCTTGCTATGAAGATATCTTTTATAAACATGGTATCTGATTTGTGCGAAAAAACAGGAGCAGATGTAAAGCTCGTAGCTGATGGTATGGGTTATGACAAAAGGATAGGTAGGGCTTTCTTGAATGCGGGTATAGGCTGGGGGGGGAGCTGTTTTCCGAAAGATGTGAAAGCTTTTATAAAGATGGCTCAGGATTATGGAGTTGATTTTTCCCTTCTTAAGGAGGTTGAGAAAATAAATGCTAAGAGGATAGAAAGGTTTATTGAGAAAGTCAAAGGTGTGCTTTGGAGTGTGCGAAACAAAAGACTCGCCGTATGGGGACTATCTTTTAAACCTAATACAGATGATATCAGGGAGGCACCATCTATAAAGATAGTATCGGCACTTCTAAATGATGGAGCGAAACTTCAAGTGTATGATCCGAAGGCTATGAATAACTTCAAGAGGTTATTTCCAGAAGGTGGAAATCTCGTTTACGCAAGGGACATGTACGAAGCGGTAGAAGGTTGCGAAGCTCTCCTTATACTCACCGAATGGGAAGAGTTTAAAAACGCTGATCTTGACAAAGTTAAACGGCTTTTGAAACTCCCTATCGTCGTAGATGGCAGAAACATTTATGAGCCTTCAAAGATGAAAGAGGTAGGCTTTGAGTATTACTGTATGGGAAGGTGATCACTCTTTGAGCCATCTGTCGTTTGTAACGCTTTCCACTTCAACAGGTACTCGTTTGAGTATTATCTTTCCTGCATGCTTCATAGCCCTTTCTAAAAGATCCCTCACTTCTTCAGCTTTATCTTTTTCGCACTCAACAACTATCTCATCATGTACGAGATTTACAACTCGCGCTTTTAACCCCTCTTTCCTTATCTCTGCATCAAACATAAGCACCGAAAGTTTCAAAAGGTCAGCTCCAGAACCTTGTATGGGATAGTTCACCGCATCTGGAAAAGTGTGAGCTACGTATCTCCTTCCCAAGAGTGTATATCCTCTTGACTCTCCAAACTCTTTTAGTTCCCTTTTTACTCTTTCATGCCAGTCTTTAAAGCTTTTGAAGTATTCAAAAAACTTATCCCTTATCCTCTGCGCATCGTCAACTGATATGTCTATACCGTAACTCCTTGCATACTCAGAAAGCCCCCTCGCTGATATGCCGTATATGAGGCCGAAATTAACCGCCTTGGAAAGTTGTCTTTCTTCTTTGCTAACATCCTCCTCCCTTTTGCCCAAAAGCACGCTTGCAGTGTATCTGTGAAGATCCCTTCCTTCCCTGAAAGCCCTTATCATCCTTTCGTCACCTACATACTCGCTCGCAAGTCTCAGTTCTATCTGTGAAAAATCCGATATTATGAGAACTTTTCCTTCCCTCGCTTTGAATATACCTCTCAGTTCCTTTGGTATGTTTTGAACGTTAGGATTTAAGCTTGACATCCTGCCTGTTATAGCTCCTATCTGTCTGAACTCGGGATACACGCTATCATCTTTTACAAAGCTCTTTATCTCTTCAAGTTTATCAAGTAACTTCTTTACAGCTCTGATTTCAAGGATTTTTTGAACTGTGGGATGATATGTAAACTGGGATAGTACCTTGTCATCTGTGGATATGTTACCTTTTTCAGTTTTGGGAAGGACAAGCCCCAGCTTGTTAGTAAGGAACTCTCCGAGCTGTTTTGGAGACATAGGATCTACCCTATTGTGCATCATAAAGTCCATAACGCTCTTTTGGACTTTCCTCTTATACTCTCTTATAAGATCCTCTAATTTCTGTACGTCTACACATATACCGCTGAGTTCCAATTTGGCAACTTCCTGTACGAAAGCCATCTCTATTATGGCGACTGGATTCTTAAGCCCGAATACTTTGGATGTTCTTGTTTTAATTAACGTTTCTTCCTGATGGGAAGTTGCATTTAATCTATCAAGCAGTACATAAAAGAGGTCTTTTACCATCTTAACATCAAGAGCTGCATACTCTAATTGCTCTCTTGAGAGTGTTGTCCTTCCCCAGTTGGACAGCTGAAGGCTTTTGTCCATAACTTCTCCCAAATAGTGCATAGCTACCTTCTGTAAGGAATGTCTATCAATCTCTCCTAAGAGTTGACTCGCTATCATGGTATCAAAAACGGCGTAAGGTTCAATACCGTATCTGTAAAGAAACTTGAGGTCGTACTTGAGATTATGCCCAACCACACCTTTATCACCAAGCAAGTCCTTTAAAAATTCCACCCCATAGTTTACCGTCTCAAAAAGGTCAATGATAAACACTTCTTCTCTGTCACCCAACTGTACAAGTCTGATCTTATCTCCTACCGTCTCTGTATCTAAAAATATGTAACTTTCACCACCTAAGCGTTTCTCAACGCTTTTCAATCCCTCTCTTGAAGTTACATAGCTATACTTCATATTCTCCCTTCAATAGAAATTTATGCCTCTCAGTCTTTTTAGCGAACTACAGTTTTATCAACTTAGCTTCTAATACCTTTTGTCTGTGCTTGTTTGATTATATTGGAGGTGCTAAACTCAAATATCATTGCAACTTCATCGCAGTGCGGAAATTTTACACAGTTTATACACTCACCCCAAACTTTGTGAGGGAGACTCTCCTTTTTTACCTCGTAAAAGTTAAACTTGCCGAAAAAGCCTGTTGCGTAAGTTAAAACGAAAACCTTTTTTATGCCAAGATCTTCAGCCTCTTGAAGGCTCTTTTCCACCAATAGAGATCCTATACCGCTGTTTCTTACGTCTTTCCTTACAGCTAAACTTTTTATCTCTGCGAGATCTTCCCAAACTATGTGAAGGGCACAGCACCCGAGAATCTCACCTTCGCGCTCACATACCCAAAAATCTCTAATATTCTCATATATAGAGTTTAGGCTTCTGGGCAGAAGGATGCCTTCCTTTGCGTACTCGTTTATCAAGGTGTAAATATCCTGAGCGTCCTTTAAGACTGCCTTTCTCACCATCATAGTCTTTCCTAAATCTAAATCCACTTGAAAAAGCTGTCAACAGGGGTTAAAATAAAAAAATTACCTCGTTCCTACCAGATAGGTGGGGACCTGAGAAAGTCCAGGAGGTGTTAGGATGGCTAAGAGATATTACGAGACCACAAGGTATTATGAGAGCGTCTTCATACTCAAACCCACACTTACGGAAGAGGAGGTTCAAAGAAGGCTCCAAGAGATCAGAGATACGGTTCAGAAAAAGGGCGGAGAGATACTTCGTGAGGAAGACTGGGGTTTAAAGAAACTTGCCTATCCTATAGGTAATTTTAATCACGGCAGGTACTTTATCTTTCGCATCACCTCTTCAAACCCTCAGCTTCCTAATGAGCTTGACTTCTATTACAAGATAAATGACGATGTTATAAGGTGGCTTAACTTTCAGGTAAAG of the Hydrogenobacter sp. genome contains:
- the rnr gene encoding ribonuclease R; protein product: MAQDHITENEVLDLLKKSQKPLHFEQILKELGLGREDRKLLKKLLKSLKKANKITVERGRYKLTEEEIVTGTVIPYPAGFGFLQIGEGKKDIYIPPFEMVKVFGGDVVKARIVEFKGKKEIRIIKVLKRGKKEIICKIIKGKTCYGVPLYESPHQKIQLSKEECENLKRDTIVVVRIKEYPKDGTPAKGYVKEVIGHPEEKVLIIDLLVRKYDLPISYPDEVLKEAQKIKLNIKKELKRRDLRDQVCFTIDPERARDFDDAVAIEHTPEGHYRLWVHIADVSYFVKEGSHIDKEALRRGFTFYLPDRALHMLPERLSSDVCSLKPNEDRLTFTCEMLFDNKGNLLSYDIYESVIRSKARLTYDEALKLIVGDPALEEKYPHLVKPLRLMEDLYRILAKKRWEKGSIDFDLPESEVVVDEFGEPVAVVPYERHVTHRIIEHFMISANEVVAMHLDHMGYPCLYRVHEKPDPEKVKNLLEILSGLGYRIKGFSLEPKFFQKIIEDFEGRPEENLVRFLTLRSMKRAYYSPHNVGHFGLALEHYAHFTSPIRRYTDIIVHRLLKKAIRGEDVPYEETVSYLEMVGQHLSMRERLADDVEREAIDLLKVRLIKAHLGETLRGIITGVVPFGFFVELQEYLTEGLVSISTLTDDQYIYDEPAHRLVGVRTGKVFRLGDVVRVRIVMVDEERGKIELELVEEER
- a CDS encoding UDP-glucose/GDP-mannose dehydrogenase family protein → MRLTIVGGGYVGLTTGICFSHLGHEVKLVEKVQEKVNILKEGILPIYEPGLEELLKESLKLQRISFTTDFVEGLEFSDIIFICVGTPQQEDGSADLSQVEEVARLTAQHMKSYKILVEKSTVPVNTHKLVKKTLQRYMKSKVEFDVASNPEFLREGNAVKDFLEPDRIVIGVESERAKEIMQELYKPINAPIIFTDPATAELIKHASNSFLAMKISFINMVSDLCEKTGADVKLVADGMGYDKRIGRAFLNAGIGWGGSCFPKDVKAFIKMAQDYGVDFSLLKEVEKINAKRIERFIEKVKGVLWSVRNKRLAVWGLSFKPNTDDIREAPSIKIVSALLNDGAKLQVYDPKAMNNFKRLFPEGGNLVYARDMYEAVEGCEALLILTEWEEFKNADLDKVKRLLKLPIVVDGRNIYEPSKMKEVGFEYYCMGR
- a CDS encoding bifunctional 3'-5' exonuclease/DNA polymerase, which codes for MKYSYVTSREGLKSVEKRLGGESYIFLDTETVGDKIRLVQLGDREEVFIIDLFETVNYGVEFLKDLLGDKGVVGHNLKYDLKFLYRYGIEPYAVFDTMIASQLLGEIDRHSLQKVAMHYLGEVMDKSLQLSNWGRTTLSREQLEYAALDVKMVKDLFYVLLDRLNATSHQEETLIKTRTSKVFGLKNPVAIIEMAFVQEVAKLELSGICVDVQKLEDLIREYKRKVQKSVMDFMMHNRVDPMSPKQLGEFLTNKLGLVLPKTEKGNISTDDKVLSQFTYHPTVQKILEIRAVKKLLDKLEEIKSFVKDDSVYPEFRQIGAITGRMSSLNPNVQNIPKELRGIFKAREGKVLIISDFSQIELRLASEYVGDERMIRAFREGRDLHRYTASVLLGKREEDVSKEERQLSKAVNFGLIYGISARGLSEYARSYGIDISVDDAQRIRDKFFEYFKSFKDWHERVKRELKEFGESRGYTLLGRRYVAHTFPDAVNYPIQGSGADLLKLSVLMFDAEIRKEGLKARVVNLVHDEIVVECEKDKAEEVRDLLERAMKHAGKIILKRVPVEVESVTNDRWLKE
- the rpsF gene encoding 30S ribosomal protein S6; translated protein: MAKRYYETTRYYESVFILKPTLTEEEVQRRLQEIRDTVQKKGGEILREEDWGLKKLAYPIGNFNHGRYFIFRITSSNPQLPNELDFYYKINDDVIRWLNFQVKEKEVKNA
- a CDS encoding N-acetyltransferase, whose amino-acid sequence is MMVRKAVLKDAQDIYTLINEYAKEGILLPRSLNSIYENIRDFWVCEREGEILGCCALHIVWEDLAEIKSLAVRKDVRNSGIGSLLVEKSLQEAEDLGIKKVFVLTYATGFFGKFNFYEVKKESLPHKVWGECINCVKFPHCDEVAMIFEFSTSNIIKQAQTKGIRS
- a CDS encoding aminotransferase class IV — encoded protein: MVNRSFFYGEGLFETILYMGRTKKLMRHYERLSKSARYFSIPCPDFETFFRKIEAKVKGRKNAYVKVCLASYGGPRHYELPSKGELKIFVYKYKPVYDPAHICISRIVRHSSDPIIRHKTLNYLLNLIVKRDAIQRGYYDGLILNEGGYITECSSANIILVKKDTFYTPHRESGLLFGTTLQTIMDKVKVEEVPLRLDDVFGADHIFLTNSLIGILPVRKLEDRDFLINWDLALYLKKLIEEENVE